From Pusillibacter faecalis, one genomic window encodes:
- the nifU gene encoding Fe-S cluster assembly scaffold protein NifU: protein MALYSEKVMDHFQHPRNVGKMDNADGVGEVGNAKCGDIMRMYIKVDPKTQVITDVKFNTFGCGSAIATSSMATEMIKGKTISEALELSNQAVAEALDGLPAHKMHCSVLAEEAVRAAVKDYYDREGIPYDETLMTCAGHCDTCGHEH, encoded by the coding sequence ATGGCGCTCTATAGTGAAAAAGTTATGGATCACTTCCAGCATCCACGGAATGTTGGAAAGATGGACAATGCCGACGGTGTTGGCGAAGTGGGAAACGCCAAATGTGGTGATATCATGCGGATGTATATCAAGGTGGACCCGAAAACCCAGGTCATCACGGATGTGAAGTTTAACACCTTTGGCTGCGGCAGTGCTATCGCCACCAGTTCCATGGCAACGGAAATGATCAAAGGTAAGACGATTTCGGAGGCTTTGGAACTAAGCAACCAGGCAGTAGCGGAAGCCCTGGACGGTCTTCCGGCCCATAAGATGCACTGCTCCGTTCTGGCGGAGGAGGCGGTGCGGGCCGCTGTGAAGGATTACTACGACCGGGAGGGGATTCCCTATGATGAAACGCTTATGACTTGTGCGGGGCACTGTGATACCTGTGGTCATGAGCATTGA
- a CDS encoding GNAT family N-acetyltransferase: protein MKEEIMLRTFHPSDREALETIVRETWQYDRLCSPRTAKKLARVYVSSCLANQTFTQVALVHGHPVGVIMGKDIRQHHCPLSLRLHWVLSIMSLYLSSEGRRVSKIFAGVQNIDQELLARSGKSYSGELAFFAISQAYRGRGLGKRMFYMAVEYLRSQNIREFYLFTDTSCHYPFYEHLGMTRRCELQHTMQVAGESEAMTFFLYDCFC from the coding sequence ATGAAGGAAGAAATCATGTTGCGAACCTTCCACCCAAGCGACCGCGAGGCGCTGGAAACCATTGTGCGGGAAACCTGGCAGTATGATCGACTCTGCTCGCCTAGGACAGCGAAAAAGCTGGCAAGGGTGTATGTAAGCAGCTGCCTTGCCAACCAGACTTTTACACAGGTCGCGCTTGTCCATGGGCATCCTGTCGGCGTCATTATGGGAAAGGATATACGGCAGCACCACTGTCCGCTCTCTCTGCGCCTCCATTGGGTTCTCTCAATCATGTCCCTGTATTTAAGCAGCGAGGGTCGGCGTGTTTCCAAGATCTTCGCAGGCGTCCAAAACATCGACCAGGAGCTGCTTGCCCGCAGCGGAAAAAGCTACTCTGGAGAATTGGCCTTTTTCGCCATCAGTCAGGCATACCGAGGCAGAGGGCTTGGGAAAAGGATGTTCTATATGGCTGTGGAATATCTGCGGTCTCAAAATATCCGGGAGTTCTATTTGTTTACAGATACCAGCTGCCACTATCCCTTTTACGAACATCTTGGCATGACAAGGCGCTGTGAGCTGCAGCACACCATGCAAGTCGCCGGAGAAAGCGAGGCCATGACCTTTTTCCTCTACGACTGCTTCTGTTGA
- a CDS encoding MerR family transcriptional regulator: MSFAAETFFTIGQFADLHEINKKTLMWYDEIGLLKPAAVRENGYRYYTYQQSSTLETILMLRELQVSIREIQEFLKNRSAASLEMLLIEKGRELDHTITHLKKIKKMMSERQRDMSILREMDLSQMTVVDKVERHYLVTVDLSCGITLEKAIERLTAEAKGYQLRRLHDASYGSILPVEQLYQGNFSRYSALYMEVPGPIRKKGLHIQPKGSYLRAFCKGSWEHLPERYLDILSYAREQGLRLSGFAYEKGINEMVIDTLDEYITEIEIPVQLP, translated from the coding sequence ATGTCTTTTGCCGCAGAGACGTTCTTCACCATCGGACAATTTGCCGACTTGCATGAGATCAATAAAAAAACTTTGATGTGGTATGATGAGATTGGACTGCTCAAGCCTGCGGCGGTCAGGGAAAACGGCTATCGCTATTATACATACCAGCAGAGCTCTACATTGGAAACCATTTTGATGCTGCGGGAATTACAGGTTTCCATTCGTGAAATTCAAGAGTTTCTCAAGAATCGCTCTGCGGCGTCCCTGGAGATGCTGCTGATAGAGAAAGGAAGGGAATTGGACCACACCATAACACACCTGAAAAAGATCAAAAAGATGATGTCCGAGAGGCAGCGTGACATGAGTATTCTGAGAGAGATGGACCTTTCTCAAATGACGGTTGTTGACAAGGTGGAACGGCACTATCTGGTGACAGTGGACCTCTCCTGCGGAATCACATTGGAAAAAGCCATTGAAAGGCTGACGGCGGAGGCGAAAGGCTATCAGCTGCGTCGTTTGCACGATGCATCGTATGGCTCCATCCTGCCGGTTGAGCAGCTATATCAAGGGAATTTTAGCAGGTATTCCGCGCTGTATATGGAGGTGCCGGGCCCCATTCGGAAAAAGGGACTTCATATTCAGCCAAAGGGCTCCTATCTCCGAGCTTTCTGTAAGGGGAGCTGGGAGCATTTGCCGGAGCGCTATCTGGACATTCTCTCATATGCGCGGGAACAGGGCCTTCGATTATCCGGATTTGCGTATGAAAAAGGTATCAATGAGATGGTCATTGATACCTTGGATGAGTATATTACAGAGATTGAGATCCCAGTCCAGCTGCCTTGA
- a CDS encoding YfcE family phosphodiesterase, with product MKVLVLSDSHGNLTNMVRAVEAESPHMIVHLGDGWREARQLHGQFPMLPFYQVPGNCDFRPGEPAEQLLFWEEKRVLICHGHTYGVKQSLLRAGYAAEEENLDLFLFGHTHQPLVDMRGKTLFLNPGSIGDHFRPFYGIITLQNSHLDGHTVPLV from the coding sequence ATGAAGGTTTTAGTACTATCTGATTCCCATGGGAATCTCACCAATATGGTTCGCGCTGTCGAGGCCGAGTCTCCCCATATGATTGTTCACCTGGGTGATGGTTGGCGTGAGGCGCGCCAGCTTCATGGGCAATTTCCAATGCTACCCTTTTACCAGGTTCCCGGCAACTGCGACTTTCGTCCGGGTGAACCAGCGGAACAGCTGCTTTTTTGGGAAGAGAAGCGCGTCCTGATCTGCCACGGCCACACCTATGGCGTGAAACAGTCCCTGCTTCGGGCCGGATATGCCGCCGAGGAAGAAAACCTAGATCTATTTTTATTTGGCCATACCCATCAGCCTCTGGTGGACATGCGGGGTAAAACGCTTTTTTTGAATCCCGGCAGTATTGGCGACCACTTCCGTCCCTTCTATGGGATCATCACGTTACAAAACAGCCATTTGGACGGGCACACGGTTCCGTTGGTCTGA
- a CDS encoding DUF3793 family protein, protein MGRLFEELLVEQCAPTLTGLKPASLFRYQADDRIESVQAAVHWARELEPYGITVRVLKVCPKTGASLIYLYRKTELLRLLAEPAVLNFLKGSGYETEGGGDQLLRQLSRRLCLEEEFPHEIGVFLGYPLEDVEGFIRHRGRNFSLCGYWKVYGDPEEAQIKFERYRCCTVHCMEQLRSGVSIIRMIAA, encoded by the coding sequence ATGGGGAGATTGTTTGAAGAGCTGTTGGTGGAGCAGTGTGCACCGACGTTGACAGGGCTCAAGCCGGCGAGTCTGTTTCGCTATCAGGCTGACGATCGGATAGAATCCGTCCAGGCGGCTGTTCACTGGGCGCGAGAGCTGGAGCCTTACGGCATCACGGTCCGAGTACTGAAGGTTTGCCCCAAGACCGGTGCAAGCCTCATCTATTTGTATCGAAAAACAGAACTGCTTCGCCTGCTGGCAGAGCCAGCTGTTCTGAATTTTTTGAAAGGCAGCGGCTATGAGACAGAGGGTGGAGGGGATCAGCTGCTGCGGCAGCTCTCTCGCCGTTTGTGTCTGGAAGAGGAGTTTCCCCATGAAATCGGCGTCTTTTTGGGCTACCCGCTGGAGGATGTGGAGGGCTTCATCCGCCACCGGGGAAGAAATTTTTCGCTCTGCGGCTACTGGAAGGTCTATGGAGACCCGGAGGAGGCTCAGATCAAGTTTGAGAGATACCGCTGCTGTACGGTTCACTGTATGGAACAGCTCCGAAGCGGCGTATCCATTATCCGCATGATCGCGGCATAA
- a CDS encoding FAD-dependent oxidoreductase — protein MKSIWTKTAALPAFSVLEGHQQADVAVIGGGLAGMLTAAALRREGAEVVVVEADRIGGGQTAGTTAKLTAQHGLKYHQLIQTLGAEAAGQYARANLAAVERLRQLVREWSIECDFQDCTSFLYAVGAPGPLEEEHDACLALGMDVFLTRDTELPFAAQALGLRNQACFHPLRLLAALAEGLTVYEHSRVLTVEEHALSTERGSVSAERIVFACHYPFINMPGYYFTRQHQERSYVLALKGTKNLQNYYLGIDGEGLSFRSWGDTLLLGGGGHRTGENREGGKYALLEQAARRYWPDCRVAARWSAQDCMPMDGVPYLGVFADSRPSWLVATGFQKWGMSSSVIAAELLRDLALGRTSPQDLSVFSPHRFHLSASAKQLAEDTLQAVRGLSRQLWKPGRIPLEELPYGHGGIVEIDGEKFGVYRDKSGEIHAVTARCPHLGCQLEWNPDTLSWECPCHGSRFDLDGRLLDGPAQEDL, from the coding sequence ATGAAATCCATTTGGACAAAAACTGCTGCACTTCCTGCCTTTTCCGTCCTGGAGGGCCATCAACAGGCAGATGTTGCTGTGATTGGCGGCGGGCTTGCGGGGATGCTGACTGCCGCAGCCCTGCGGCGGGAAGGCGCCGAGGTGGTCGTCGTGGAAGCGGATCGGATCGGAGGCGGACAGACTGCCGGGACCACCGCCAAGCTGACGGCACAGCACGGGCTGAAGTACCACCAGCTGATTCAAACCCTGGGAGCCGAGGCCGCTGGCCAGTATGCCCGGGCCAATCTCGCCGCGGTAGAACGCTTGCGGCAGCTGGTACGGGAGTGGTCCATTGAGTGTGACTTTCAGGACTGCACGTCGTTTTTGTACGCCGTGGGCGCCCCCGGTCCGCTGGAGGAAGAGCACGACGCCTGTCTTGCCCTGGGCATGGATGTCTTTCTCACCCGTGACACAGAGCTTCCCTTTGCCGCCCAGGCTCTAGGGTTGCGGAATCAGGCCTGCTTCCACCCCCTTCGGCTGCTTGCGGCCCTGGCCGAGGGGCTGACGGTTTACGAACACAGCCGGGTACTCACCGTGGAGGAGCACGCGCTCTCCACGGAACGCGGCAGCGTAAGCGCTGAACGCATTGTGTTTGCTTGCCACTATCCCTTTATCAATATGCCGGGGTATTACTTCACCCGCCAGCACCAGGAACGCAGCTATGTCCTGGCCTTGAAGGGTACTAAAAACCTGCAAAACTATTATCTAGGCATTGACGGAGAGGGGCTCTCCTTCCGCTCCTGGGGGGACACACTGCTATTGGGCGGCGGAGGCCACCGCACGGGAGAAAATCGGGAAGGCGGCAAATATGCCCTGCTGGAACAAGCCGCCCGCCGCTACTGGCCGGACTGCCGTGTAGCTGCTCGCTGGTCCGCTCAGGATTGCATGCCGATGGACGGCGTACCCTATCTCGGCGTTTTTGCGGACAGCCGCCCTAGCTGGCTGGTGGCCACAGGCTTTCAAAAGTGGGGCATGTCCTCCTCTGTGATTGCGGCGGAGCTGCTGCGGGACCTGGCTCTAGGGCGGACGTCGCCTCAGGATCTCTCCGTATTTTCTCCTCACCGCTTCCACCTGAGCGCCTCTGCCAAGCAGCTGGCAGAGGACACGCTTCAGGCCGTCCGGGGGCTGAGCCGCCAGCTTTGGAAGCCCGGGCGGATTCCCCTGGAGGAGCTGCCCTATGGCCACGGGGGCATTGTGGAGATTGACGGGGAGAAGTTCGGCGTCTACCGGGACAAATCCGGTGAAATTCACGCTGTGACCGCCCGATGCCCTCATCTGGGCTGTCAGCTGGAGTGGAATCCCGATACCCTGAGTTGGGAGTGCCCCTGCCACGGGTCCCGGTTCGATCTGGACGGTCGTCTGCTAGACGGTCCCGCCCAAGAGGACCTATAA
- the yfcE gene encoding phosphodiesterase, with protein MKYLIASDLHGSARYCRALLEMLRREQADRLVLLGDLLYHGPRNPLPEEYDTQSVAAMLGGVAERVLCVRGNCDSEVDQMILPFPMLADYALLSLEGVELFATHGHLYGPDAPPPIRSGSFLLCGHTHLPVRRAIEGFTYLNPGSLALPKEGTPHSCLVLENGIFTWRDVVSGAAFEPLS; from the coding sequence ATGAAATATCTCATCGCATCCGATCTCCACGGCTCTGCCCGCTACTGCCGCGCCCTACTGGAAATGCTCCGCAGGGAACAGGCTGACCGGCTAGTGCTGCTGGGAGACCTTCTCTACCACGGCCCACGGAACCCGCTGCCGGAGGAGTATGACACCCAGTCCGTTGCCGCGATGCTGGGCGGTGTTGCAGAGCGCGTGCTGTGTGTTCGAGGCAACTGCGACAGCGAGGTGGACCAGATGATTCTTCCCTTCCCGATGCTGGCGGACTACGCCCTGCTGTCTTTGGAGGGTGTGGAGCTCTTTGCCACCCACGGCCATCTCTATGGGCCGGACGCTCCACCGCCTATACGCTCGGGCAGTTTCCTGTTGTGCGGCCACACGCACCTGCCGGTGCGGCGGGCGATCGAGGGCTTCACCTACCTCAACCCCGGCTCCCTGGCCCTGCCGAAAGAGGGCACGCCCCACAGCTGCCTGGTGTTGGAAAACGGCATCTTCACCTGGCGGGACGTCGTCAGCGGTGCAGCCTTTGAGCCCTTGAGCTAA
- a CDS encoding UDP-N-acetylglucosamine pyrophosphorylase, giving the protein MMELSTTHLLDLSHTLAGEYLKQFVYPWQALEGISDLILTLGAALPEEDYDHPLPGVWVHKSAQVAPTAYLGAPCIIGPETEVRHGAFVRGSALVGASCVVGNSVELKNVILFDGVQTPHYNYVGDSILGYKSHMGAGSITSNVKSDKTLVAVRDGERRIETGRKKFGAVLGDYVEIGCNSVLNPGTVIGRDTHVYPVSSVRGAVPPASIYKKEGVIVPRK; this is encoded by the coding sequence ATGATGGAACTGAGTACCACCCATTTGCTGGATCTTTCCCACACCCTGGCGGGAGAGTATCTCAAGCAGTTTGTATATCCCTGGCAGGCCCTGGAGGGCATTTCGGACTTGATCCTCACTCTGGGGGCGGCGCTGCCGGAGGAGGACTATGATCATCCCCTCCCTGGCGTCTGGGTTCACAAAAGTGCCCAGGTGGCGCCCACGGCCTATCTGGGAGCACCCTGCATCATCGGGCCGGAGACGGAGGTCCGCCACGGAGCCTTTGTCCGAGGTTCCGCTCTGGTGGGGGCAAGCTGTGTGGTAGGCAACTCTGTGGAGCTGAAAAACGTCATTCTCTTTGATGGCGTCCAGACCCCCCACTATAACTACGTGGGGGACTCTATCCTGGGCTACAAGAGCCACATGGGCGCTGGTTCCATCACCTCCAATGTGAAGTCAGATAAGACCCTGGTTGCGGTGCGGGACGGCGAGAGGCGCATCGAGACGGGGCGGAAGAAATTTGGCGCCGTTTTGGGGGACTACGTGGAGATCGGCTGCAACAGTGTGCTGAACCCTGGCACGGTGATTGGGCGGGATACCCATGTCTATCCGGTGTCCTCCGTCCGGGGCGCGGTGCCGCCGGCAAGCAT